The following proteins are co-located in the Apium graveolens cultivar Ventura chromosome 5, ASM990537v1, whole genome shotgun sequence genome:
- the LOC141659448 gene encoding phytochromobilin:ferredoxin oxidoreductase, chloroplastic isoform X1, giving the protein MECFCSPSSSQFSKLASFSSGSSLNYYNIYNKNSNKLRGKIVRLITCSYNKFVEFALNQTRLHTHLVSSPLQDSYRFMTALDGKTELQMVSFQAPKIRLLRSFTFEVSGVNQVLDFAVFPEPEFDLPIFCANFYSTASTNIVVLDLNPLHDVISNKDYKDKYYKELIPLGLKYAELLPWGGKLTSESMRFFSPIVIWSKFSSNQDNYNVLYSAFMDYYKAWLELMDHAEEEKDASRISCNQTAQHRYLTWREQKDPGHQLLKKLVGEENAKDLMRNFLFHGVKELGNNTFLDYFPEYKSEDGTVNMKRSIIGKSYENRPWDEKGDFIG; this is encoded by the exons ATGGAGTGTTTCTGCTCACCATCTTCATCACAATTCTCAAAGCTTGCATCTTTTTCATCTGGGTCATCACTTAATTACTacaatatttataataaaaatagtAATAAATTGAGGGGAAAAATAGTGAGGCTTATCACTTGCTCTTACAACAAGTTCGTTGAGTTTGCTTTGAATCAGACCAGATTACACACCCATCTCGTTTCTTCTCCCTTGCAG GATAGCTATAGATTTATGACTGCCTTGGATGGGAAAACTGAGCTTCAAATGGTCTCCTTCCAAGCTCCAAAGATTAGGTTGCTTCGGAGCTTCACATTTGAAGTGAGCGGAGTTAATCAG GTACTGGACTTTGCTGTTTTTCCAGAACCAGAATTTGATCTGCCTATCTTCTGTGCCAACTTTTACAGCACTGCTAGCACGAACATTGTTGTTTT AGACCTGAATCCTCTGCATGATGTCATCAGTAACAAGGATTACAAGGACAAGTACTATAAAGAACTGATCCCCCTTGGGCTCAAGTATGCTGAG CTTTTACCTTGGGGAGGAAAGCTTACTAGCGAGTCCATGAGATTTTTCTCACCAATAGTTATTTGGAGCAAGTTTTCTTCTAACCAGGACAATTATAATGTTTTATATTCTGCCTTCATGGATTACTATAAG GCGTGGCTTGAGCTTATGGACCATGCCGAAGAGGAAAAGGATGCTTCTCGTATAAGTTGCAATCAGACAGCACAGCACCGATATCTAACATGGAGAGAGCAAAAG GATCCGGGGCACCAACTTCTCAAAAAACTAGTTGGAGAGGAGAATGCAAAG GATTTGATGAGgaacttcctcttccacggggTGAAAGAGCTAGGAAACAACACATTCCTTGATTACTTTCCCGAGTACAAGAGCGAAGATGGAACCGTAAATATGAAACGCAGTATCATCGGTAAATCATACGAAAATCGGCCTTGGGacgaaaaaggagattttatAGGTTGA
- the LOC141659448 gene encoding phytochromobilin:ferredoxin oxidoreductase, chloroplastic isoform X2, with translation MTALDGKTELQMVSFQAPKIRLLRSFTFEVSGVNQVLDFAVFPEPEFDLPIFCANFYSTASTNIVVLDLNPLHDVISNKDYKDKYYKELIPLGLKYAELLPWGGKLTSESMRFFSPIVIWSKFSSNQDNYNVLYSAFMDYYKAWLELMDHAEEEKDASRISCNQTAQHRYLTWREQKDPGHQLLKKLVGEENAKDLMRNFLFHGVKELGNNTFLDYFPEYKSEDGTVNMKRSIIGKSYENRPWDEKGDFIG, from the exons ATGACTGCCTTGGATGGGAAAACTGAGCTTCAAATGGTCTCCTTCCAAGCTCCAAAGATTAGGTTGCTTCGGAGCTTCACATTTGAAGTGAGCGGAGTTAATCAG GTACTGGACTTTGCTGTTTTTCCAGAACCAGAATTTGATCTGCCTATCTTCTGTGCCAACTTTTACAGCACTGCTAGCACGAACATTGTTGTTTT AGACCTGAATCCTCTGCATGATGTCATCAGTAACAAGGATTACAAGGACAAGTACTATAAAGAACTGATCCCCCTTGGGCTCAAGTATGCTGAG CTTTTACCTTGGGGAGGAAAGCTTACTAGCGAGTCCATGAGATTTTTCTCACCAATAGTTATTTGGAGCAAGTTTTCTTCTAACCAGGACAATTATAATGTTTTATATTCTGCCTTCATGGATTACTATAAG GCGTGGCTTGAGCTTATGGACCATGCCGAAGAGGAAAAGGATGCTTCTCGTATAAGTTGCAATCAGACAGCACAGCACCGATATCTAACATGGAGAGAGCAAAAG GATCCGGGGCACCAACTTCTCAAAAAACTAGTTGGAGAGGAGAATGCAAAG GATTTGATGAGgaacttcctcttccacggggTGAAAGAGCTAGGAAACAACACATTCCTTGATTACTTTCCCGAGTACAAGAGCGAAGATGGAACCGTAAATATGAAACGCAGTATCATCGGTAAATCATACGAAAATCGGCCTTGGGacgaaaaaggagattttatAGGTTGA